The Agelaius phoeniceus isolate bAgePho1 chromosome 2, bAgePho1.hap1, whole genome shotgun sequence region ataaaaactattaaaaaaatccctaccTTTTTAAAAGACGATTCTGATTAAGTAACAATTCTCATTAAACAAAAGGTTCTAGCTTCCGTGAAGATTTTCAGTCTTCACCTCAGGAAACCCAATGCAAAAGAGATGCTTGGATCCCCTACAAAAATCAGGCATTATCTTTACCCTTGTCTGTACACAGAAAGCATGGAGCAGAGACATCTGACACTCATGGCTCTAACCTGAGGAATAAATAAAACACTGTCCCTTGTGGCTATTTTTAAACAGGGTAAATTTAGAAGGAAGGAGGAGACAAAGGAGTGGAATATATTATTactttcaggggttttttttcagtgctcatTGGTTTGTACAAAGGCTTGGCATGTACCAGTAGGGAGACAAGTGCTTATTAAGTGGTAATTTTGCATATGGCTGTTATTGCCATAACAGACACCTATGCAATCTTCCAGTTATGGAGGATTCACTCTTCCACTGCCATATATCTGAACCATTACCTGAACAAAGGCTTAATTTGTCACTCTATAGTCCTGAAAGCCACAGTTTAAAAAGTTAGGGCAATATTCTACAGCAATAGGAAAGTTAAAAGCAAGCATGCAAAGTTTTGATCCTTTCCTATCCGAAACCAGTTTATAAAGTTCTATAGCATAAACTCTAGCTATTCCcaaggaaatgagaaaaaaaaaaaaagcagcttcaaGATGCTGTCCTCTCAGCTGAGACACACAACCCACTCAAGCAGGAAATACACACAAATAGTGTGTGGATAGTCAGTCTGAGATGTGATGATAACAAGCTGCTGACATTTCAGAATTTTCCTTTGAATAACAGGTGCTGGCTGAGTACACACAATGCTAGAAAGTGGGAAAGAGCTTTTCAGAAGTCATTGCCTTGGATCACAGAACAACACTGCAAGAGACTGACTGCAAGCTGGTACACAACTTGTTGCCAGCCCTATGCAGCAAAAAtcagatgaaaacaaaacaaaataaacctcCAACCAAAATCCAACCATCTTTCTCGAAAAATACTTTAGAGCATTTCACATGAGGAGAGAGGAGGCATTCATTATCACCATAGCTAAAAGACTGCAACAGAAAGATCACTAGGCCAGCATGATCCAGAAGGAAAACCAGATCAAGACACAGGTTCCGGCATGACAAGATTTAGAAAGGCCTCTTGGGTCATCCCAGATTCTCCTATCACTTGCACCCAAAATATATCATTACTTCTGTATGTGACAAACTCTTTACACAACAAACCAGTATTTTGTGTCTGCTCtatgctgctttttatttccttactTTTTTATTAAACTAAGGAAATGGGATAGACTATTCTGTTTTCAGCCATCTCTAAaaccagcaggagctgtcctTACAGATACAGTAATAAACCCCCTCTTTGCAACTTCATTGATCAGTTCCTCCTCAGAAGTGCTGGAGCATGGGAAGAGAATAGGGAAAACATCCATttgaaggaaacaaaagaaaaaaaaaaagaggctgcTACCTAGACTAAAAACTTAATTGATCTGTGAAGCTTTCTGCTAGTCCTGCTTTTCCAGATGTTTCAGAGTTGGcaggaaaacaaacccaagcCTGTGAGGAAGAAACAACTACAGTGGCCTGTTTGAAATGCACTTCCTGACCTCAGATTTGGGGGACAGAACCTTTGGGAGCTTCTCATAAGCACAAGAGGACAATTCACCCACTTAAGTCACCACTGTGACAGTGCTGTGAgtggtgcaggagcagcagctggcctTGGCAATCCTGGCTACACAATTCCACATGGGGATCATGCTGGAGTCCTGGGAGCTTGTTCCCATCTAGTGCCAAGAATCCTCAGTTCTTACACTCATTCCAGATTCCTcctcttgtttttccttttcctttgatACTGATTCTATTCACTTTCACCAACCCATACAACAGTGTCAGAGGTGTGTGCCATTTTCCCTGTGCACAGACACATAATAGCcccttttttctcctattttcaTCTGACTGTATTTGCCCCATCCCTACCTTCAGCACTGAACCAGTATCAGGAAACATATTCCATGGTCAGACCACAAAAGACTGAGGAATACAAGTACAGCCTTTTATCCTCCTGAGTTGAAGCAATTCTTACTTTTTTGAGCAAGAATGTCTGCATTTGCACACATGTACGTGACCACAGACATACACACATGCCTCAAGTTCCTCTTGAATACAGCCTCTGAACAAGTCATGTCAGTGTGAAGGGCCTGTGTCACTCTGGGTCTCATTATTTGTTAACGTGCTTTATCGCCTCTTTTACAGAATTACTCCATCTTCAATATCTCCTCTGTTGTTCTTTCCTCCAATGCCATTTACTGGACCCAAGCCAGCAGTCGAAAAACTCTTGCTCCCTTTTGCTCACCTTGAATAAAACACACAGTTACAAAACAAGACAGCAATACACAGATCCACCACCCCAAAGAGAGAGGGCCAGCCCTCTTTCTGGGAGAGATTTGTCTCTCACCAAGATCCACTCTGatgaagaaatttttacaaaaaggcaaaacagaaaataaccCCCACCAAATCTGAAAGGCAACTCTCATTTTAGTTAAAACAATCCAAATCAAGGCTCAATTAAAGCCTTGTTTATCTCAGGCACAGACACAAGCAGGCAATCTTAGTTCTTCTAGTATTTAAAATTATGAGGAAAGAACTGACAGCACCTCTAACATCCCCTTTTCTGTCTATAACAAGTCTTCTGTTATAgacagaaagcaagaaagccaaaatttgaAAACTGAGATTTACATTTCAGAAAAGTAAGTGTCCCATACAAGAGGAGAGTGAAGGCATGGGATTTCCATTGCTCAGATTAAAATCACACAATACAATTACTCTGCcagctccagaaaaaaaaaaaaaagaaaaaaatctcataaaGTGTACTAGATAAAATCAGCAGCAGTGTTTCCTCCCAAACTGCAGAATAGCAACTAAAGTCCTTTTGACCCATGCTGAGGCTTGCGTGCCCTAGTAATTCTAGAAAATGAGGAACATGACAAGCTGAGCTGTTAGGCCTTATCTATCTAAGTCAGGATAATTACTCTGAAAAAACACCCTATCAGTACAAATCAGGCAGCACAGATTTTCATTTACTCTCAGATACTGCACAAAAGTACCACACCTCCTCTCAGAAGCTTACAACTGACCCAGACATTGTAGGGTAGGAAAGAGACTgtttaaggaagaaaaataaaaaactactCAACAGCAGGAGAAAGAGGATTACCTTGAATGGCCTGCCACTGCTTTTTCAGTGATTCTGGTTTTCATCATCTCTGTTTTACTTTGTAAAGGCTTCAACAGTGATAATAATAGAACCCTATCACAgacttgaggaaaaaaaaaaaagaaattacacaaGCAGTTATACCCGAGCTTCCGGGAAATCATGACTAGGGCTGTTTGCTGACCCAGCAAACATAGCTTGGGTAGAAACAcctacaaggaaaaaaaaagcaaaaaggcaCAATAGAAAAACAGCCATGAGATAAAAATGCTTCCTTCTGTGCCATGCTCATCAACCAGTATCCCACAGAATCCTTGCTATCCGTCCTTTTGTCAGGAATTATTTCTCCCAAGGCATACTTCTTTTATTAAGCCTGAAGTAAGGAAACAAGGTGAGCCAAGGCTCACTGAATTAAACAGTTCAGTCTTGGAACACTGTTTTCTAGATATGGTATGTCACCTAGTCTGGCTAGAGTTGCAGTGAttgtaatttaaaatatctGATATAATGTCATTGTTTCTGGTGACATTTCCATGAAAGCAGATCTAGACACTGGTTCTTCCTTCCCCAAGTAAAATCCACTCTAGATCATTCCCTCACCCTCCCATCAGATTCATGCAATGCTGAAAATTTCTGAGtctttattattactattattatttaatttaaacaaGAGGGAAAAGAGCAGCACCTTTTAAAAAACCCTGTTGTGTGCTACACAGGATAAACAGGTGAGGTTTaagaaaagttaaatttatatatgtacatatacacacatacactaaaccaaattaaaaccaaaaaactccTGAGGAGGTCATTTTCAACAAGAGATAAGAAAGCCACATCAAGCAAAAGCACAAATTAAGATTAGAGTGCACAATCACATGTAGTGCAGATACCAAACTAGCCTGGGTCCTGGAAGCAGTGGAGCTATAGCAGGACAGAGCTCCATGAGGGCCATCTAATCCCACTCCTTGGCAGAAGCAAGTCCAGAGCGTGCCTTCAGGAGGGTCCAGAGTGTGCTGTACAGGCAGTGCAACAGCTGtctgctctgcctccagcagTTTTGGCAGATGCCACAAAATGCAGCAAACTAGTGATAACAGGAGATCCAGAGCCGAGCTACAGACTAATTCAGCTACAGTATTTCCATAACAGAGGTTTCTGAATTCCCTCATGTCTCTTGGGTGCTCCCTGTAGGTACTGCCTGCTTCAGTCACACAGCAGACAGCTCCTGATTATGTATTATTTGTGCACTGAGGTTCCCATTCTTTTGTACCTGCACCTTCTCTTGTCTCTCTTCCACCCCACAACACCACTTCTATTTCCTCCAGGCTTACAGGTAATAAAATCTTTCCTCCAGGTAATAAAATTAGGAAGGGGCATGTACATCTAACTAAGGGGAACTGTCAAGAACCAAACGtagcttaaaaaataatcacaattcttaaaaaaaaaaaaaattaaaaaacctgtTCAAGTTCTGCAGACTTCTGGCAGGCTTTGGTCATTTAGCCCAGAGGTCTTTGTCTTCAGAGCCTGCAGGCTAAATTGTCTTGACTGGCAAGAATCATGCAGTACATGATAAAATTCtgactgaaagaaaaaagtagaaaGGGCTGGGGGAGAAGTGGTTCTAACATGGAAAGCCCAGACTACAGTAGCAGCTCTTAAGCCACACGGTAGGCTTTCAGGAGGGTGAATTCCTTCCTGTTGGTGCGAGCTGCCCAGATGAAAAGAGCAGCTGCCATGAACTGCAAAGGTGCTGACACACAGGCAAGGCAGAAGGACCAGCCGAATTCACCCTTCACATCCTCGGGCAGAGGCAGCTTCCTATGGAGCAGCTCAATCCCAGCTACATAGCATCCAACGAGGCCCAgtgtgcacagccctggggagggaagcagcaaagcacAGTGAGCTCACCCACGGAGCTCCAGGGCTACTCTTGAGCTTCTGGAGGAGGATGGCAGGACACTTACCTGCTAGGAAATGCAGGACTCCGGTGGCAATGGCTGGGTAAAGGCTGCGACAGGCACAAGCACAGAGCCCAATCAGAGCTCCAAAGCACATGAGGCCGATGCTGACAAAGggcaggagaaactgcaaccgCCAGAGATCTGCATGTGAAAAAAACACACCAGTCACCTTTGCTGAAAATGGGCTGGAAAAACATCTTCTCCCACCATCTTAACATTCCCTTCTGTGCTGTTGTTTCTGCTTCATCAGACATTCTACATTCATAGTCAAAAAGGACCAAAGATTCCattgaaacagaaagaaactAATTTGTTAACTCACAAATCCCTGTACTGCATTCATAGGCAAAATCCTTGCTAACACATCTATGTCTTCCTTTTAAACTTTGACCTACTGCCTGCACAACTGTAAAAAACAATAAATGGTGAGCAAGACCAAGAGAGACAGAAGCGTTCCTCACTAGTGACTCAATTTGAGAAACAACTTTTTTTAATTCTACTTGTTTATCTACCAGAAGTGAAAGACACTTACAAGTCCGATTCAAATCCGTGCCACTGTTGTGATTTCCAGGCTCTATGTACTTTTCTGCAAACTGATCAGAGAGGGAGAAACTGATGCAGTTTGTAGTCATATCAGTTTCTAGgggtggaaaaaaagaaaaagctgccaTTAGGTGTCTCCCCTTAATCCTCCTTCCCCCCTTTCAAATCCTCCTTTCCCAATAATTTGAGCTAGGAAGCTCCTCAGTTccatttgtaaaaaaaaattacctctcCAAACAGATCTGTACATGTTTTCCTATGATATAGTTGGCACAATGTGTCTGTTATGAGGTACTACACTAAGGGATAAGCATTCTAACATGCAGAATCTTCAAGCTTCCATGGATTATCCACAGAGAATTGTGCCATGTGTAACATACTGGCAAAGTAATGTGGTAGCATATGGTGCTGAACTATGTTGTCACATAGTCTTGAGCTCAGGGTCCCTTAACTAAGGTCTGCTTATCTCCATATGCAGAATGTGGTCTCGTACTAACAGTTAAATCAAAAATGGGACAGAAAGGCCTATTTAAGGAACATGAAGGATTTGCTTCTTTACACTAAGTTTCTACCTCAGATTTTACTTTGAGAATACTATTCAGCAGAGCTAGTTTAATTGTCTTCCAAAATAAGTATTTtcatgagagaggaaaaaaaaagtatttcatgCATGGTTTTTTCTCCACAAAATGTACTTAAAGTACGTCTTTAAGAAGGTTCAAAATGATGGAGCTCACATACAGCAAGTACTCAAAATTAACTTTGaagcaattaaaataattgtttgCCACACATTTTATCCCCCAATGatttgaaaaaataatacaaatatttCACTCTATATCCATTCAAGGATTCCAAGGTGTGCTGATGCAAAGGTGGGATATTTGTGATGTGAAACAAGTGAATGACTAGCTAAAAGGCATGAGCACCTCCTCGATAAAGTAGTGTCTTTATTCCATTGCTGGATCCCAGGATCTATCCTAAAAAGACAGTAACTGGTAGAGCAACTATAAAGGTATCCCCAACTGGACAGCtgagacaaaataaaaatcaagtttGTAAGACTAAATTTAGATCAAGTATCATGTATCAAAACCAGAAACTGCAGCACTCACAGCCACAGACCATTTTGCCCTTTGCTTCTTTAAAAATCTGGACTGTCTTTAttaaaaacccaaccaaccaaaaccaaagctAGAAATAAGCCTTCTGAAGGAACAAAGTGGCATGAATCTGTTCTGAGGAAGTtagcacacagcactgcagggaagCCAGGGAAGTGATAATTGCTCTGGAGATACCTGGTGGGCTGTACCAGTGAGAGTTTTTGGGTACAGTGATGCACCTCCGCCACAATCCAACCGTGCCATTGCACCGGAAGAGCGCATCTGTGTACGTCTTCTCATCTGCATCTTTGCTGACAAACTCCTCCCAGATGCTTCTCCCAGCCTCACTAACATTCTCGGCTGGGGACTGGGTGTGGTACTCGTACCAGAAGTCGGTGCCAATGGAGGCAGCCATGTAGATGGTGGAGATGAGGCTGAGCACGCAGGCGATCACCAGCGCTGTAGCAAACCGGTTATCCATCATGGCGCCCTgggtggggacacagggacaagTGAGCAACGCTACAGTGTTATCCCAGCAGTGCCATACTCATCAGCCCCCTTCTGCATGGTCCCCTCAGGATATGCAGGCCTTCCTTTTCCTACCTGCTAGAACCAAAGGAACACTGAGCAAATCTTCAGTGCTGGCCAGCATGCACTGGATCTGCCAGTTCCATGTAGGGACAATATCCTGGAGAGTGTGCTCTCCCAGCCACACTGTACTGGCTGCTTGCCCTGAaacagcaactgacagaacacCAACTCATCCCCAAAGCAGATGACACAGCTCACTGCCATTTGTGATCCTGATTGTAGGGAACGTCAGAGACTCCCTCCACAATGCCCAGGAAGAAGACTTAGCTTTCCTTAAGAGATTACCAAGAGTAGAAGTTATTTTTATCCCGCCACCACATACGGCTTTCACAGCTTGTGTTTACAGCAAAGACAAGAACCACAGGCATGCCGAAAAAGCCCTTCCAGGCTGCTCACAAAGGGCAGCCATGCCAAGGTGCTGGAATGCCTTTAGGGAAGAGAGAAATGTATCTAGGCACTAGAGACAGAACATGAAGGAAGCACTGGAAGACAAGTTTGGAAATAATGGTAAATGCTGCAATAATGCTACAATATATACCATGGTATTTTTGAAGACCTAGAACAACGCAGGGGGGTGCCCTGTTTCATGGGAACAATGGGACAAAACTGAAAAGCCTTCATATGTTCCCACCAGGCCTCTACTCTGTGTCCCTCTCTTAGGATCCTTTGTGGGGTCATGCTCCCAAATGGCATAGATTCAGGGTCAAAGGAGGCATGGGAAAAACACAAATATCACACATGCTTATGACAATACCATAACTTTAATGAATAACTGACTGGTAATATGAGAAATGCTTTGTGGCTGCAATGCACCAAAGGACTCCTCTCAGATGCCAGTTGTTCTCATGTGCTTTCTATGCTTGATTAAATTTATGGATTACTATGAATCAGGCTTGAGGCActtgacaggaaaaaaaaattgaaactagCTCAGCAGCTAGAGAGGTAGGCTGGTGGTAGGAGCTACTATCTAATCAGCTCGTCTCTTGCTTGTCTCCTCCCTTCTCCCACACACTTGatcaaaatattttgctctACTTTCTTTGTAACTAAAGGAACCGCAACTGGAAACAGTAACAACTTAAGCATCAACATTCACAAGAAAAAACAGTGAAGTGCCTCAAGTCAGACTTGCCAGTAAGAAATTATGAACTAAGAAACAAACAGCAAATTAAAGAACGGAATTTCAAAGGCATCAATGTTTGCTGTTAACAACACCattcttatttcttttcctctccatcTGCTCCTCTATTTGTCTGAAACTGGCTTACAAGGGGGAAAAATTATGTGTTCCCATATCATTTCCTATGCTTCATTTCCATATTAAATGAGCCACACTCTCTGCAATATCCATCCTTGAACTGCATCCTTAGCAATGAGAAAGAACAGAAGTGATTTGTGGTGAACTAACAAGAAACACCCATTTAAAATACTGCAAAGTTTGCATACCACAACTTACTTAAATAATAATCTACAAACCATGAATTCCTATAAGATAATAGAAATATTGAGAGGGAGAACACATCATATCCAGTTTTATTTATGTGGAAAACATAAAATCAAGCCCAGACTTGGAAGCAAATTCTCTGTGCAGTATTTAATCCCTGGCTATATCCCAGTGTCTTGCTCCAGGCACACAGGATATGGGATAGGGACAGCAAGCTGTTGTATAGATCTGACTTCACCATTCAGCCCCACTGAGTCAACTGAGGGATCCCTGCCCCTTCACACACTGCCCCCGAAGCAAACAGAACAAGTAGCACCTGCAGGGCCaaagctgctgcccagctgagctcagagctgagcagaTCATTCTCTGAGCAAGCAAGAGaacaggctgctgagcaggctGGTCTGGATTTTCCACTCTACTGCAATCACATCTACTGCAAGAGGAACTCTCTGCAACAGACTCCTCTCTTTAGGAAGGGTTCCCTCTGGGTGGAAGGATCACAAGAACCCACAAGCTTCATCCTCAGAGTAGTGTCTGGTGACAAGGAATTTAATCAGGGCCACTGATCTGTTGTCACTACCTTTCAACATAAATGCTGACAATGACAAAGCCCTTTCAAATTTATACCtaacacagagaaagaaaagaactgGCCCAAAAGTCTTACTTTCAGCTACGTATCCCTGCTGCTACATGCAGagcactgctgctggcattATCCCTACCAGATCACCATTAAAAAACAACCACACGCTGGACCAGCCTTCTGTATGCTGATGTGCTGTGAATACAGCAGAGCTGATGTCAGCTGGCAACCAAGAACAGTTCATAAGCAAAATGAAGGCTTAATCACCAAACAGCAAATTAAAGCTTTGCCCTGTGTTCATTGTCCACATGGTAAAAGGAACATGGCAATCTACTGACACTCAGTCCTTGTAATGTTACTGCAGGCATTGGTAGAGAACAGCCAAGAGGGCTACAGACCCCAAAATCTAGCGAGTGGCTTTGTGTGGCATTTGTCCCAAAATTACTTTCAGTATGGACAGGACAGCGACAAGCAAGGTAAGAGGGGACCTACAATTCCTTACAATAAAGGTCCCCTCAGTGCTTCTGCCAAACACTTCAACTGCTTAGAGCAAAGATGAAGAACTCCACAACACTTCATGCAAAGCTTGAACAAGTTTTTCCTGTCAGTGGAGAAGACTTGACTACTCTGCCCATTCACTGTGCATATCCATTGCATCTTCATCTACAGGAAACAAGCTCTCCCTTAAACGAGGTGTCCTTTAAAAGAGAAAACcatcctgccagccccaggctgagctCAAAGGAAGCAGTGAGCATAGTCAGTAAGAAATAGTTACCAGAGAAGACCACAAAGAAACACACTGACTGTTTATGGGATTAATGCCATGCTTTGCAAAAGATTCTGTGCAGAACAATGTGTAGGAGGTACTTTAGAATAAACTTacttatgaaaaaaataacactACTGTTACCAAAGATTACATTAATTATAAAGACAAAGATTGATAACAAATAAGAATGCTTTTTATCCACAGGCTGTCAACAAGAACCTTCATTGTTTTAACAGGTATGGTCATATAGATGTGACAGGATGTTTTTGCCTAGCAGAAGATGCTATTTCAGACAAATTACATCTGAAACTAAGCTATGCAGCAAATTTAAGATAACACTAGGTAGCTGTAAACAGGCAAAAGTGCTTAATGAGATATTgcaattatattaattttttaaaagaagtgaGAGACaaaatttttatgttttaagaaaatttttgaaaaaagcTCAGAAAAGTGAAGGTAAAGGCCAAACTGGAAGCAATACTCAAGAGAATGACTAAACTGCATGCACTTCaaagaagggaaaaacaaaGGAGACAAGTCAGTAGAgttgggaaagaaaaagcagagaacGGAACAAAAACAAGTATTCTGGCAAAAAATCAACTCTAAGACTGAAGACTGGACAGTCTTTGTAAGAAGTTACTGTACCATGGCAGAAGGGAATACAAAAACATGCATATTTTTATCTTGTTGCTGCGGTCACTCCTTTCAGCCAACAGTGGGTCACCACATTTAAGAAACTCCTTTTACATGACATCACAAAAGAGTCCCTGGTGCATTCTCTCAGGAAACATGCCAGCAATCAGAAAGGGATTAGAAGGCCTGCAAGAGGGTGCAAATATGGGGAGAGGGCTGGAAACAACACCAAGCTGGATCAGGGAAACAAAACGTTAGGAAAGATTGCTaccaaatacttttttttaccTTCAGAGATGCTCAGAGTCCCTCAGGACACACAGCTCCGATGATTCCAGGTCTCTTCAGATGCACAGCGTTGTTTGTGTCCTGTGGCCAGCGGAGAGCACGAAACGCAAACTTCCCTTTTGCCCAGACTCTTCCATTCATTCAGCTTCTTCCACACCACCAGTTCATAACAAGTGACCTACAAGCAAAGAGCAAACCGAATGGCTGGACATCATCATTTTACTCTGAAATTGCTTCACAGACATCTCCCAGTGCTATCATtaacgaaaaaaaaaaaaaaaaaaaaaaaaaaaaaaaaaagcgaagATGGAGAGGGGAAATTACTTGAAGAGCCCTCAGGCCAAGAGCACCTGTCCCGCAGGATCAGCCCAGTACCGGGCCGGGCCGACTGGGCATCCCCACGGAGCGCGACCGCCCCCGGGGGTCTCGGGCCTCCCAGGCGTCAGCCCCCgcgggggggcagcagctgtggaCCGACAGCAAACCCCAGGGGACCGGCCCGAGCCCTCAGCCCCATTCCCCGTCCCCGCCCAATATCCCCTCACCgcctggcccggcccggcccggcccggcccggcaccCACCGCCcatcgccgccgccgccgcctcgcacccggcccggccccgcttccgcccgccgcgcccgcccgcGCGGGGCACACTGGGCGATGTAGTTCTGCCGCCCCCTTCCGGAGGCGCCGGCCTCGGCAcccctgggcagcccttccCCATGGCTCCTCGTCCTTCCCCATGGCTCCTCGCCCTGCCTGTGGGGAAATTCTTGCTCGTGGCCAGCCTGAACCTCCCCGGCTCTGTGTCCTCCCCTCCTGTCGCTgtttacctgggagaagaggctgatccccacctggctgcaccctcctttctagttctttctgtttctcttgATTGCTTGTAAAAAATGGTGATATGACACCCTGGCTGAATGACTCGAGAAAACACCAagtaagggggaaaaaaatcgggaaaaattttaaaaattggcaACACTGGCTCCATGCCCCAAACTGGCCGTTTCCTTCCACCCCGATGCACAAAACCACGGAAATGACAAGAGGATTCTTAGAAGTGGTCAACAACTCCCATGGCTGAGAGACCAGCCCACCCAGTCTTTGTTTTACAAAACTTCAAACAAggaaatattcagaaaaaaaccccagaaacatTGAGGCTTTCACACCTCTCAGGAGTTCTGGGGAACTATCCCGCCCAACTCCTCCGCCAAACAGCCAGGGAGCATTGTTGCAGCCAGGTTAGCAACTAGGATGCAAATGTGAAAGCAGTCATACAAGAAACTTCTTGGGTTTGATGcaacattaattttttaatttaaaaaaaatcagaaattacaTTTGATTCAAGAAATTTCTGTCTATATGCCCCACTTTCTGGAATGTGAAGCTGTCTCACCACCACCTCATAATGTAGCTGTCTACATAGGCATATTTTGCGTCTGTTTGGAATTAATCCTGGACTCTAAATACTTGAGTGACTTTTCAGTGACTTGGAAGAAAGCAGAGTATTGCTGATAAACCTCACAGATGACACGAGGGAAGGGTAAATAATGACATGGAGAAGGTACTGGGACAGGGTGACCTGATCGTTTTGCAGCTGGGGCAAGCAAACATGCCTTTCAATAAGGTCATTGATGAGCTCAttaatttaaaagcaaagaCTGGAGTCTATACTTACCTGACATGAGATTTTATCCTGGGAAAcgaaaaatgaaaaggaaaaattgttgGTGAAGTACCAACTGCCAAGAAGTGGccctcccccaaaaaaccccaactttccTGTAACCTCAGATGTACAAACTGAGAAATCACAAGAAGGAAAGATGTGGTATCACATCTAGAATTGCTGCTGACTCTGAAATAGCATGTCTAGTTTTGATACGTTGACAAAATAGAGATAAACCTGAAAAGGGATATGAAAGTCACTGAGCAATTAGAAAATCTCTCTCAATGAAATATATCACCAAGGTCAGCCAATTTTATTTATTGAAGAGGAGCTTATTTAAGGAGTTAAGTTATTGaactaaggacttgcaagacTATAAAATATGTGTAGTAgcaatagggaagaaaaaaatcaggaactTCTTTCTGTATACCTGGAAAAGCTATCAAAGCTTGAAGCcagaaaacattaaaagaaaaaaaattcaacaaacCCCCTGTGTATTCTAAGCCGTGGTAAAAGCAGAGTCTGAACCATTTACTGTAAAGTGCAGTGAATTATCTAACACTGGCACATCTTCAGTTTTTCTCCTAAAAGATCTAAtttcataaaaatgaa contains the following coding sequences:
- the CLDND1 gene encoding claudin domain-containing protein 1 isoform X1; its protein translation is MMDNRFATALVIACVLSLISTIYMAASIGTDFWYEYHTQSPAENVSEAGRSIWEEFVSKDADEKTYTDALFRCNGTVGLWRRCITVPKNSHWYSPPETDMTTNCISFSLSDQFAEKYIEPGNHNSGTDLNRTYLWRLQFLLPFVSIGLMCFGALIGLCACACRSLYPAIATGVLHFLAGLCTLGLVGCYVAGIELLHRKLPLPEDVKGEFGWSFCLACVSAPLQFMAAALFIWAARTNRKEFTLLKAYRVA
- the CLDND1 gene encoding claudin domain-containing protein 1 isoform X2, whose amino-acid sequence is MTTNCISFSLSDQFAEKYIEPGNHNSGTDLNRTYLWRLQFLLPFVSIGLMCFGALIGLCACACRSLYPAIATGVLHFLAGLCTLGLVGCYVAGIELLHRKLPLPEDVKGEFGWSFCLACVSAPLQFMAAALFIWAARTNRKEFTLLKAYRVA